A DNA window from Streptomyces sp. 71268 contains the following coding sequences:
- a CDS encoding R3H domain-containing nucleic acid-binding protein: MTEGTTPAEGVDTLTRLEQEGEIAADYLEGLLDIADLDGDIDMDVEADRAAVSIISESTSRDLQKLVGRDGEVLEALQELTRLAVHRETGDRSRLMLDIAGFRARKRTELSELGAKAAEEAKGSGQPVKLDPMTPFERKVVHDAVAAAGLRSESEGEEPERRVVVLPA; encoded by the coding sequence GTGACGGAAGGCACCACCCCGGCCGAGGGTGTCGACACTCTGACTCGCCTGGAGCAGGAGGGCGAGATCGCGGCTGACTACCTTGAGGGTCTGCTGGACATCGCGGACCTCGACGGCGACATCGACATGGATGTCGAGGCGGACCGCGCCGCGGTGTCGATCATCAGCGAATCGACCAGCCGCGACCTGCAGAAGCTGGTCGGCCGCGACGGCGAGGTGCTGGAGGCCCTGCAGGAGCTGACCCGGCTCGCGGTGCACCGGGAGACCGGCGACCGCAGCAGGCTGATGCTGGACATCGCGGGGTTCCGGGCGCGCAAGCGCACCGAGCTGTCGGAGCTGGGCGCCAAGGCCGCGGAAGAGGCCAAGGGCAGCGGACAGCCCGTGAAGCTGGACCCCATGACGCCTTTCGAGCGCAAGGTGGTGCACGACGCGGTGGCGGCGGCGGGCCTGCGGAGCGAGTCTGAGGGCGAGGAGCCCGAGCGCCGGGTGGTCGTGCTTCCCGCGTGA
- a CDS encoding ParA family protein, with translation MAGSVHCEPDVEEGESLRSDANIAGPMTEPVPGPRTAEPSPGAPVGPSAPGEDVSRETPPPMDASSAYEGEASAAPVGRAAQLAVAALGRAGEGLPRPEQTRVMVVANQKGGVGKTTTTVNLAASLALHGARVLVVDLDPQGNASTALGIDHHAEVPSIYDVLVDSKPLSDVVQPVPDVEGLFCAPATIDLAGAEIELVSLVARESRLERAIQAYDQPLDYILIDCPPSLGLLTVNALVAGAEVLIPIQCEYYALEGLGQLLRNVELVRGHLNPKLHVSTILLTMYDGRTRLASQVADEVRSHFGNEVLRTSIPRSVRISEAPSYGQTVLTYDPGSSGALSYLEAAREIALRGAGVYYDGQHAHATPRANPQLDQHTMSEGMQ, from the coding sequence ATGGCAGGCTCTGTTCATTGCGAGCCTGATGTCGAGGAGGGTGAATCCTTGCGGTCCGACGCCAACATCGCGGGACCGATGACCGAACCGGTCCCCGGTCCCCGTACCGCTGAGCCCTCCCCGGGCGCGCCCGTGGGGCCCTCAGCTCCCGGGGAGGATGTTTCACGTGAAACGCCGCCCCCGATGGATGCCTCGTCCGCGTACGAGGGAGAAGCCTCCGCCGCCCCTGTCGGCCGCGCGGCGCAGCTCGCCGTAGCGGCGCTGGGGCGCGCGGGCGAGGGGCTCCCCCGCCCGGAGCAGACCCGGGTGATGGTGGTCGCCAACCAGAAGGGCGGCGTCGGCAAGACCACGACGACCGTGAACCTGGCGGCCTCCCTCGCGCTGCACGGCGCCCGTGTGCTGGTCGTGGACCTGGACCCGCAGGGCAACGCCTCCACGGCCCTCGGTATCGACCACCACGCCGAGGTTCCCTCCATCTACGACGTGCTGGTCGACAGCAAGCCGCTGTCCGACGTCGTGCAGCCCGTCCCCGATGTGGAGGGGCTGTTCTGCGCCCCGGCGACCATCGACCTGGCCGGCGCGGAGATCGAGCTCGTCTCGCTGGTGGCCCGGGAGAGTCGGCTGGAGCGTGCCATCCAGGCGTACGACCAGCCGCTGGACTACATCCTCATCGACTGCCCGCCCTCGCTCGGCCTGCTGACGGTCAACGCCCTGGTGGCGGGCGCCGAGGTGCTGATCCCGATCCAGTGCGAGTACTACGCGCTGGAGGGTCTGGGCCAGCTCCTGCGCAACGTCGAGCTGGTGCGCGGGCACCTGAACCCCAAGCTCCACGTCTCGACGATCCTGCTGACCATGTACGACGGCCGGACGCGACTGGCCTCTCAGGTGGCCGACGAGGTCCGTAGCCACTTCGGCAACGAGGTGCTGCGCACGAGCATCCCGCGCTCCGTGCGGATCTCCGAGGCCCCGAGCTACGGGCAGACGGTTCTCACCTACGATCCTGGTTCGAGCGGTGCGCTCTCCTACCTGGAGGCGGCCCGGGAGATCGCGCTGCGCGGGGCTGGTGTCTACTACGACGGGCAGCATGCGCACGCGACGCCGCGTGCGAACCCACAGCTTGACCAGCACACCATGTCGGAGGGGATGCAGTGA
- the yidC gene encoding membrane protein insertase YidC — MDTILGPLYDVVSWIIVQFHSLYSLVFDKNSGWAWGLSIVSLVVLIRICLIPLFVKQIKATRNMQALQPRMKAIQERYKSDKQRQSEEMMKLYKETGTNPLSSCLPILAQSPFFIALYQVLNKIANNHPVGFINQDLVDSAREAHIFGAPLSVKFMSSASKVEGLGASLTDVRVVTVTMIILMSASQFFTQRQLMTKNVDLTVKTPFMQQQKMLMYIFPIMFAVFGINFPVGVLVYWLTTNVWTMGQQMFIIRRNPTPGSVAYAHRQERLRAKGKLKEDPEVVEARQAVETARANRQQPKKQTKAQRQSAAAQAGGAKAPGAKPKPDATPSAGGAKSGRGQGRARATAQTGGAKGAGTSGAGAEKTSLEKGKKGAQSGKSSGSSASGSSRNAKSGQRKGQRGPKHPSKK, encoded by the coding sequence GTGGACACGATCCTCGGTCCTCTCTATGACGTAGTTTCCTGGATCATCGTCCAGTTCCACTCGCTGTACAGCCTCGTCTTCGACAAGAACAGCGGCTGGGCTTGGGGCCTGTCGATCGTCTCGCTGGTGGTGCTCATCCGCATCTGCCTGATCCCGCTCTTCGTGAAGCAGATCAAGGCCACGCGGAACATGCAGGCGCTCCAGCCCCGGATGAAGGCGATCCAGGAGCGCTACAAGAGCGACAAGCAGCGTCAGTCCGAAGAGATGATGAAGCTCTACAAGGAGACGGGCACCAACCCGCTCTCCAGCTGCCTGCCGATCCTCGCGCAGTCGCCGTTCTTCATCGCGCTCTACCAGGTGCTCAACAAGATCGCGAACAACCACCCGGTCGGCTTCATCAACCAGGACCTGGTGGACAGCGCCCGTGAGGCGCACATCTTCGGTGCTCCGCTGTCCGTGAAGTTCATGAGCAGCGCGTCCAAGGTCGAGGGGCTCGGCGCCTCGCTCACCGACGTCCGCGTCGTCACGGTCACGATGATCATCCTGATGTCGGCGTCGCAGTTCTTCACCCAGCGTCAGCTCATGACGAAGAACGTCGACCTGACCGTGAAGACGCCGTTCATGCAGCAGCAGAAGATGTTGATGTACATCTTCCCGATCATGTTCGCCGTCTTCGGCATCAACTTCCCGGTCGGTGTGCTCGTCTACTGGCTGACCACCAACGTGTGGACCATGGGGCAGCAGATGTTCATCATCCGCCGCAACCCCACCCCCGGCAGCGTCGCCTACGCCCACCGCCAGGAGCGGCTGCGGGCCAAGGGCAAGCTCAAGGAGGACCCGGAGGTCGTCGAGGCGCGACAGGCCGTCGAGACCGCCCGGGCCAACCGGCAGCAGCCCAAGAAGCAGACCAAGGCCCAGCGCCAGTCCGCCGCGGCGCAGGCCGGTGGCGCGAAGGCGCCGGGAGCCAAGCCCAAGCCGGACGCGACGCCCTCGGCGGGCGGGGCGAAGAGCGGACGCGGGCAGGGCCGGGCCAGGGCCACGGCGCAGACCGGTGGCGCGAAGGGCGCCGGGACGTCCGGAGCGGGCGCCGAGAAGACCTCGCTGGAGAAGGGGAAGAAGGGGGCGCAGTCCGGCAAGTCGAGCGGCAGCTCCGCCTCCGGATCCTCGCGTAACGCCAAGTCCGGGCAGCGCAAGGGCCAGCGCGGCCCGAAGCACCCATCCAAGAAGTAA
- the yidD gene encoding membrane protein insertion efficiency factor YidD: MKYPLLWLIKLYQWTISPMLGPVCKYYPSCSHYGYTAINVHGAVKGTALTAWRILRCNPWSHGGVDHVPARKRPVWHQWLRSRLRGHSTAKPAAQPESQPNAQGA, encoded by the coding sequence ATGAAGTACCCGCTGCTGTGGTTGATCAAGCTCTACCAGTGGACCATCAGCCCCATGCTGGGGCCGGTCTGCAAGTACTACCCGTCGTGCTCGCACTATGGCTACACGGCCATCAACGTGCACGGTGCGGTGAAGGGCACGGCGCTGACGGCCTGGCGCATTCTGCGCTGCAATCCGTGGTCGCACGGAGGTGTCGACCACGTACCCGCCCGGAAGCGTCCGGTGTGGCACCAGTGGCTGCGGAGTCGTCTGCGTGGGCACTCCACCGCCAAGCCCGCCGCGCAGCCTGAGTCTCAGCCCAACGCCCAAGGAGCCTGA
- the rsmG gene encoding 16S rRNA (guanine(527)-N(7))-methyltransferase RsmG, translated as MSRGRTVLVAEAAEELPPAPEAAREVFGDRFPEVVRYAELLADVGVTRGLIGPREVPRLWERHLLNCAVLSEAVAEGVTVCDVGSGAGLPGIPLALTRPDLQITLLEPLLRRTNFLQEVVELLGLDHVTVVRGRAEEVLGKLQPVHVVTARAVAPLDRLAGWGVPLLRPYGEMLALKGDTAEEELRSARAALSKLGVVETSVLQVGEGIVDPPSTVVRVEVGESPGGVRFAAKRAKAARKGPRRRR; from the coding sequence ATGTCGAGAGGAAGGACGGTCCTCGTGGCGGAGGCAGCGGAGGAACTTCCCCCAGCGCCGGAGGCGGCGCGGGAGGTGTTCGGCGACCGCTTTCCGGAGGTCGTGCGGTACGCCGAGCTGTTGGCCGACGTGGGCGTCACGCGCGGCCTGATCGGGCCCCGTGAGGTGCCGCGGCTGTGGGAGCGACACCTGCTGAACTGCGCGGTGCTCTCGGAGGCGGTGGCCGAGGGCGTCACGGTGTGCGACGTGGGCTCGGGGGCCGGGCTGCCGGGCATCCCCCTCGCGCTCACCCGACCGGATCTGCAGATCACCCTGCTGGAGCCGCTGCTGCGACGGACCAACTTCCTGCAGGAGGTCGTGGAGCTCCTCGGCCTCGACCACGTCACGGTGGTCCGCGGGCGGGCCGAGGAGGTGCTGGGCAAGCTCCAGCCGGTGCACGTGGTGACCGCCCGCGCCGTGGCTCCCCTGGACCGGCTGGCCGGCTGGGGCGTGCCGCTGCTGCGGCCGTACGGCGAGATGCTGGCGCTGAAGGGTGACACCGCTGAGGAGGAGCTCAGGAGCGCCCGGGCCGCGCTGAGCAAGCTCGGCGTGGTGGAGACCTCGGTGTTGCAGGTGGGGGAGGGCATCGTCGATCCGCCGTCCACCGTGGTGCGGGTCGAGGTGGGCGAGAGCCCGGGCGGGGTGCGGTTCGCCGCGAAGCGGGCCAAGGCGGCTCGCAAGGGGCCTCGCCGCCGTCGGTGA